A genomic segment from Nicotiana sylvestris chromosome 1, ASM39365v2, whole genome shotgun sequence encodes:
- the LOC104217134 gene encoding ras-related protein RABA5c-like: MDSSDDDIEEYLFKIVIIGDSAVGKSNLLSRYARDEFNLHSKATIGVEFQTQVLEINGKEVKAQIWDTAGQERFRAVTSAYYRGAFGALLVYDISRRSTFESVTRWLDELNTHCDTTVAKMLVGNKCDLDNIRDVSIEEGAKLAEAEGLFFMETSALDSTNVNKAFEIVIREIYSNVSRKVLNSDSYKAELSINRVSLVKDDGEGSKRSWSSCCSR; this comes from the exons ATGGATTCATCAGATGATGATATTGAAGAATACCTTTTCAAGATTGTAATAATAGGTGATTCAGCTGTTGGAAAATCAAATTTATTATCAAGATATGCTAGAGATGAGTTCAACTTGCATTCAAAAGCAACAattggagttgagtttcagaCCCAAGTTCTTGAAATTAATGGTAAAGAAGTTAAAGCTCAGATTTGGGATACTGCTGGTCAAGAAAGGTTTAGAGCTGTAACTTCTGCTTATTATCGTGGTGCTTTTGGTGCATTACTTGTTTATGATATTAGTCGGAGAAGTACTTTTGAAAGTGTTACTAGGTGGCTTGATGAGCTTAATA CGCATTGTGATACAACAGTCGCGAAGATGCTGGTAGGGAACAAATGCGATTTGGACAACATTAGGGACGTTAGCATTGAAGAAGGCGCGAAGCTTGCAGAAGCAGAAGGATTATTCTTCATGGAGACATCCGCTTTAGATTCTACGAACGTTAATAAGGCTTTCGAGATTGTCATACGTGAAATCTATAGCAATGTCAGCCGAAAGGTCTTGAATTCGGATTCCTACAAGGCAGAGTTATCTATTAACAGGGTAAGCCTCGTAAAAGATGACGGAGAAGGATCGAAACGATCTTGGAGCAGTTGTTGCTCAAGATGA